The Neobacillus sp. OS1-2 genome includes a window with the following:
- a CDS encoding ammonium transporter produces the protein MDTIFLMNSLWVMVGAVLVILMFGGFILLETGSTRMKNAGHIAGKTILTFGISSIMFWAVGYGLIFGKGNSLIGFSDFFYSGYDIDGLPLSGAVFFLFQLAFAGISLTIAFGGFAERAKLSAYLIFAVLFSSFVYPPIAHWIWGGGWLAEHGKQDFAGSTVVHLTGAMAALAATILLKPRMGKFNKDGSANNLAGHNQVFTALSVLLLWVGWFGFNAGSTLSVDKAFFGFVAINTNLAAAAGTIAAMIISWIVLGKADVPMMLNGALAGLVAITASCAFVDTWAAVLIGFIAGILVFYSMRFFEKVKIDDPIAALSVHGTAGVWGTLSTGFFATKELATVGSPGLFYGGGFHQLGVQAMGVITCAAFAFIVSYILLAIMKKAMNGLRVTEEEEIIGLDMSEHGSYGYPELVKTEQTFKAQ, from the coding sequence TTGGATACTATATTTCTAATGAACAGTCTATGGGTTATGGTTGGTGCTGTATTGGTAATTTTAATGTTTGGCGGTTTCATTCTTCTGGAAACAGGTTCAACAAGAATGAAGAATGCTGGACATATCGCAGGAAAAACAATCCTTACCTTCGGAATTAGCTCCATCATGTTTTGGGCAGTGGGATATGGATTAATCTTTGGCAAGGGAAATTCTTTGATCGGGTTCTCCGATTTCTTTTATTCAGGCTATGATATTGATGGGTTACCACTATCAGGGGCAGTTTTCTTCTTATTCCAATTGGCATTTGCAGGGATTTCCTTAACCATTGCCTTCGGCGGGTTTGCGGAACGGGCTAAATTAAGTGCCTACCTCATATTTGCCGTCCTCTTCTCAAGTTTTGTTTACCCGCCTATCGCGCATTGGATCTGGGGCGGCGGCTGGTTAGCAGAGCACGGAAAACAAGATTTCGCAGGTTCAACTGTGGTTCATTTAACTGGTGCCATGGCGGCGCTGGCAGCAACTATTCTCTTAAAACCTCGAATGGGCAAGTTTAATAAAGACGGCTCAGCCAATAATCTTGCTGGTCATAATCAGGTTTTCACCGCATTGAGTGTATTACTCTTATGGGTAGGCTGGTTTGGCTTCAATGCTGGTAGTACCTTATCGGTTGACAAAGCTTTCTTTGGATTTGTTGCTATTAATACAAACCTCGCGGCGGCAGCTGGAACAATTGCAGCAATGATTATTTCCTGGATAGTATTAGGGAAAGCCGATGTACCGATGATGTTAAATGGCGCCCTTGCAGGTTTGGTCGCTATTACTGCTTCCTGTGCCTTCGTTGACACCTGGGCGGCCGTCTTAATTGGATTTATCGCCGGAATTTTAGTTTTCTACAGTATGCGCTTTTTTGAAAAAGTGAAAATCGATGATCCAATTGCCGCCCTTTCCGTCCATGGAACTGCTGGGGTCTGGGGAACATTATCCACTGGATTCTTTGCCACAAAAGAATTAGCAACGGTCGGCAGTCCTGGTTTATTTTATGGCGGCGGCTTCCACCAATTGGGTGTTCAGGCAATGGGTGTCATTACCTGTGCAGCTTTCGCATTTATTGTTTCCTATATCCTTCTCGCCATAATGAAAAAAGCAATGAACGGATTACGAGTGACAGAGGAAGAAGAAATCATTGGACTTGATATGAGCGAGCACGGCAGCTATGGCTACCCTGAATTGGTGAAGACCGAGCAAACGTTCAAAGCACAATAG
- a CDS encoding MerR family transcriptional regulator, translating into MGNELSYKDKKVITIGIVKELTGLSERQIRYYEERKLIFPERSSGGSRKYSFSDVELLMEIANKIEDGIQTHEIRKQMLKEQKKQNQDEIRRKMIQGQLNAQFGERKKY; encoded by the coding sequence ATGGGAAACGAATTGTCTTATAAAGATAAAAAGGTCATAACGATCGGAATTGTCAAAGAACTCACGGGTTTATCTGAAAGGCAAATCCGTTATTATGAAGAACGGAAACTCATTTTCCCCGAAAGGTCTTCCGGTGGAAGCCGAAAATATTCCTTTTCTGATGTAGAATTACTCATGGAAATTGCTAACAAAATTGAAGATGGTATTCAAACACATGAAATTAGAAAGCAAATGCTGAAGGAACAAAAGAAACAAAATCAGGATGAAATCCGTCGTAAAATGATCCAGGGGCAGCTTAATGCCCAGTTTGGAGAACGAAAAAAATATTAG
- a CDS encoding nitric-oxide reductase large subunit produces MRYTRLWISLAIVFIASFAILGYYGGRLYQTMPPIPERVVVSDGTVLFTKKDIQDGQNVWQSIGGQELGSIWGHGAYVAPDWNADWLHRQSMWLLNNWAGKDYGKTYSALDDEAKAALQARLKNEIRPNTFNKDTKEITISPIRAEAIRNVSQHYASLFTDDPRLNKLREAYAMPKNVIKDDTRLSAFISYIWWTTWATETNRPNDKVTYTNNWPNEELIDNKPTGEMLVWSVLSFVILLAGVGALAWYYATQKHHEGDEDFPKKDPLLALNATPSMKATQKYFWVVVALWLVQVLLGAITGHYQVEGSGFYGIPIDKWIPYSLTRSWHTQLGILWIATAWLATGLFIGPAVSGHEPKFQRFGVNFLFVCLLIIVVGSMVGQWFAVQQKLGHTTNFWFGHQGYEYTDTGRFWQIFLTVGLFLWLFLMARAIWPAFKTLKESRHLLALFLIASLAIPVFYIPALLWGQHSNLAIAEYWRWWVVHLWVEGFFEVFATVVMAFLFTRMGLLGLRTATTSVLFSTVIFLFGGIIGTFHHLYFSGTPTGVIAFGASFSALEVVPLVFIGFEAYENLTRSRAKPWVSAYRWPIYFFISVAFWNLVGAGLFGFFINPPIALYYMQGLNTTAVHGHTALFGVYGMLGIGLMLFCLRGLTVKKEWKTGALKFAFWAINIGLALMVLISLIPIGLMQTWASVQHGMWYARSATFMSQDIVHTFVWLRIVGDTIFSLGALALVWFIIGLVTGWSVSKDRLDYAETDHKNI; encoded by the coding sequence ATGCGTTATACAAGGCTCTGGATTAGCTTAGCTATTGTTTTTATAGCATCATTCGCTATTTTAGGTTACTACGGCGGCAGACTCTATCAGACCATGCCACCCATACCGGAACGTGTTGTCGTTTCAGACGGTACTGTTCTATTTACAAAAAAAGATATACAGGATGGCCAAAATGTTTGGCAGTCTATTGGCGGTCAGGAACTTGGAAGCATATGGGGCCATGGTGCCTATGTTGCGCCTGACTGGAATGCAGATTGGCTTCACAGACAGTCAATGTGGCTGTTAAATAATTGGGCCGGGAAGGATTATGGAAAGACATATTCGGCACTGGATGATGAAGCCAAAGCTGCTTTACAAGCAAGACTTAAAAATGAAATAAGACCGAACACCTTTAATAAAGATACAAAAGAAATAACCATTTCACCTATTAGAGCGGAAGCGATAAGAAATGTAAGTCAACATTATGCTTCCTTGTTCACAGATGATCCTCGGCTGAATAAATTACGTGAAGCGTATGCGATGCCAAAGAATGTGATAAAGGACGACACTCGTTTAAGTGCATTTATCAGCTACATATGGTGGACCACTTGGGCAACCGAAACAAATCGTCCCAATGATAAGGTTACTTATACCAACAACTGGCCAAACGAGGAGCTTATCGATAATAAACCAACCGGTGAGATGCTGGTTTGGTCTGTCCTCAGCTTTGTCATACTCCTTGCCGGGGTAGGTGCCTTAGCATGGTACTATGCGACGCAAAAGCATCATGAAGGTGATGAGGATTTCCCTAAAAAGGATCCATTACTTGCTTTGAATGCTACGCCATCCATGAAGGCAACGCAGAAATACTTTTGGGTCGTTGTTGCCTTATGGTTAGTTCAAGTTTTACTTGGAGCCATTACCGGACATTATCAAGTAGAAGGCAGTGGTTTTTACGGTATCCCAATTGATAAATGGATTCCGTATTCACTGACAAGATCGTGGCATACTCAGCTAGGCATTTTATGGATTGCTACAGCCTGGCTTGCAACTGGGTTATTTATTGGGCCGGCAGTTTCCGGTCATGAACCAAAATTTCAACGATTCGGTGTGAATTTCTTATTTGTATGCTTGCTTATTATTGTCGTCGGATCGATGGTCGGACAATGGTTTGCCGTGCAACAAAAATTAGGGCACACGACAAACTTCTGGTTCGGTCATCAAGGCTACGAATATACGGATACTGGACGCTTCTGGCAAATATTCTTAACGGTCGGATTATTCCTTTGGTTATTCCTAATGGCGCGAGCGATTTGGCCTGCTTTTAAAACACTTAAGGAAAGCCGTCACCTTCTTGCCCTATTTTTAATTGCGTCCCTTGCTATTCCAGTCTTCTATATTCCTGCATTATTATGGGGGCAGCACAGTAATCTGGCCATTGCTGAATATTGGCGCTGGTGGGTTGTTCACCTTTGGGTAGAGGGCTTCTTTGAAGTATTTGCCACCGTTGTCATGGCTTTCTTATTTACAAGAATGGGGTTACTCGGACTGCGAACAGCGACTACCTCCGTCCTATTCTCTACAGTGATCTTTTTATTCGGAGGAATTATCGGAACGTTCCATCATTTATATTTTAGTGGAACGCCAACAGGGGTCATTGCCTTTGGAGCATCATTTAGTGCGCTCGAGGTTGTCCCACTTGTATTTATTGGCTTTGAGGCCTATGAAAATCTTACCCGAAGCCGTGCCAAGCCATGGGTATCTGCCTACCGTTGGCCCATTTACTTCTTCATTTCCGTTGCATTCTGGAATTTAGTAGGGGCCGGTTTATTTGGATTCTTTATAAACCCGCCCATTGCACTCTATTATATGCAGGGGCTTAATACGACAGCTGTTCACGGACATACTGCCCTATTCGGTGTTTATGGCATGCTGGGTATTGGCCTTATGCTCTTCTGTTTACGCGGTTTGACAGTGAAAAAGGAATGGAAAACAGGTGCTCTGAAATTTGCTTTCTGGGCAATTAATATCGGTCTTGCCTTAATGGTCCTGATTAGCTTAATTCCGATTGGCTTAATGCAAACATGGGCAAGTGTCCAGCATGGAATGTGGTACGCTCGTTCCGCTACTTTTATGTCCCAAGACATTGTTCATACCTTTGTATGGCTCCGGATTGTCGGTGACACCATTTTTTCCCTTGGTGCTCTCGCACTGGTTTGGTTTATTATTGGTCTAGTAACCGGATGGTCTGTTTCTAAAGATCGACTTGATTACGCCGAAACTGATCATAAAAACATTTAG
- a CDS encoding basic amino acid ABC transporter substrate-binding protein, translating to MKKFKFVSTVLMVAFLLLLSACGTSKSSGEEKKTLRVVTDAAYAPFEYQDKGEVVGFDVDFVKAVIKEAGYGVKVEHVGWDPIFVEIEGKTADVAVSAITITPERQESYDFTVPYFLSKNEILVPKGSTVKSAKDLEGKKIAVQNGTTAQTIVENLYGKNNDKLKKFENNNLAILELKNGGVDAVVADNTVVETYVKNNPKDNFEFIEDDTAFDKEFYGLLLPKGSKLKGDLDKAVKKVIDNGTYAKLYKKWFDVEPDVQILKDQQ from the coding sequence ATGAAAAAATTTAAGTTTGTATCAACAGTATTAATGGTGGCGTTTCTCTTACTTCTATCAGCCTGTGGAACTAGTAAATCAAGCGGAGAGGAAAAGAAGACGTTAAGAGTTGTAACAGATGCCGCTTATGCCCCATTTGAGTACCAGGATAAAGGGGAGGTTGTCGGGTTTGATGTTGATTTCGTTAAAGCCGTCATTAAGGAAGCAGGCTACGGCGTGAAGGTAGAGCATGTTGGTTGGGATCCAATCTTTGTTGAAATCGAAGGAAAGACAGCCGATGTAGCCGTATCAGCGATTACGATCACACCTGAACGTCAGGAATCCTATGATTTCACAGTCCCATACTTCTTATCTAAAAATGAAATTCTCGTCCCAAAAGGCAGTACTGTTAAAAGTGCAAAAGATTTAGAAGGCAAAAAGATTGCTGTACAAAATGGAACAACAGCCCAAACCATTGTTGAAAATCTGTATGGTAAAAACAACGATAAACTTAAAAAGTTTGAAAATAACAATCTAGCAATCTTAGAGTTGAAAAATGGCGGTGTTGATGCAGTTGTTGCCGACAATACTGTTGTTGAAACATATGTAAAGAATAACCCGAAAGATAATTTCGAATTCATTGAAGATGATACTGCATTTGACAAGGAATTCTATGGTCTATTGCTGCCAAAGGGGAGCAAGCTTAAAGGAGATTTAGACAAGGCCGTTAAAAAGGTCATTGATAATGGTACTTATGCTAAACTTTATAAAAAATGGTTTGATGTCGAGCCGGATGTACAAATTTTAAAAGATCAGCAATAG
- a CDS encoding amino acid ABC transporter permease: MDFRWDLIAEYAPFFLKGTLITIGLSVASIIIGSVLGLFIGLGKMMRKKLWAMPFHWYINVFRGTPLMVQILLIHFAVVPAFLGTTNAIVAAILALSLNSAAYVAEIFRAGIQSIDKGQMEAARSLGMTHVQAMKNVILPQAFKRMIPPLGNEFIVLIKDSSLAALIAAPELMYWGRAMQGQYMRPWEPYLTAAVIYLVLTLSLNFLLNRLERRMETE; this comes from the coding sequence ATGGATTTTAGGTGGGATCTTATTGCGGAATACGCCCCTTTTTTTCTAAAGGGGACACTGATAACCATTGGGCTTTCGGTCGCAAGCATTATCATTGGTTCAGTACTTGGTTTATTTATTGGTTTAGGAAAAATGATGCGAAAAAAGCTGTGGGCTATGCCCTTTCATTGGTATATTAACGTCTTTCGGGGCACACCGTTAATGGTGCAAATCTTATTAATTCATTTTGCCGTTGTTCCGGCGTTTTTGGGGACAACCAATGCCATTGTTGCCGCCATTTTAGCTCTATCTTTAAACTCAGCAGCGTATGTGGCGGAAATATTCCGTGCCGGAATTCAATCGATTGATAAAGGGCAGATGGAGGCGGCGCGTTCGCTTGGGATGACACATGTACAAGCCATGAAGAATGTTATTTTACCGCAAGCGTTTAAACGAATGATTCCACCGCTGGGCAATGAATTTATTGTCTTAATTAAGGATTCATCACTTGCCGCCCTCATTGCTGCGCCGGAGCTAATGTACTGGGGCCGTGCGATGCAGGGGCAATATATGCGCCCGTGGGAACCGTATTTAACAGCAGCAGTTATTTATCTCGTATTAACGCTTTCCTTAAACTTCCTGCTTAACCGACTTGAAAGGAGGATGGAAACAGAATGA